In Carassius carassius chromosome 5, fCarCar2.1, whole genome shotgun sequence, one genomic interval encodes:
- the LOC132140247 gene encoding uncharacterized protein LOC132140247: MLVKVRFGETQKYVKVAQTEEGYEDYNTFLQKVIEKLGLPLQTELHVTDESGTEVDADVYEELLKAGNLIIHVSTEKSTVVLNQDLSHSSSELLVSNTSSSVASDSSDATVILDRNNVYKRTHIERESANEMVRNVLQSKPGGEKILHEYDKTKTLTDATRRQMVNLLVADMMEVHGRIPPTHVRTKYAVGITTLFPNLSDPYSGNGYEHYYDAESGSGYLAWRIKTVQRNTAVQSRRCSTSTTYGPKSKRDFLLADKQLFGEECREAISLLKHSTDVSVVKDKMMATFQYRQTLVQDQQNSATVLDVFPRFLDIPGLIDQDFTMMFGEEVSGRFLAKWPTYFKPRLLADCKNRTSNEHVEELLSAQQNSNESGWDSDLSSVLLLVHLLPPTSKGHKKSAKISSYQAVNHVARYLKIGASVEAFLGSLEPGQPFLLCVGEQKNNIQRFYVIIDKKAIPCKAQTSLAAFDELFKAHFIFSVNYHESLNSFYTFIQTTVFNIDLGSTKESPRVKELRARLFHTNI; this comes from the exons ATGTTGGTCAAAGTGAGATTTGGTGAAACTCAGAAGTATGTTAAAGTTGCCCAAACTGAAGAGGGCTATGAAGACTACAATACATTTCTTCAGAAAG TCATAGAAAAGTTAGGTCTTCCATTGCAGACCGAGCTGCATGTCACAGATGAATCTGGGACAGAAGTGGATGCGGATGTGTATGAGGAGCTTTTAAAAGCAGGGAATCTTATCATTCATGTGTCCACAGAAAAGTCTACAG TTGTGCTTAATCAAGATCTCTCACATTCTTCGTCAGAGTTGCTTGTGTCCAACACGTCATCCTCTGTGGCGTCTGATTCATCAGATGCAACAGTGATTCTTGATAGAAACAATGTATATAAAAGAACCCACATTGAGCGGGAATCAGCAAATGAG ATGGTGAGAAACGTTCTCCAGTCTAAGCCGGGGGGAGAAAAAATCTTGCACGAGTATGACAAAACAAAGACATTGACGGATGCTACACGGCGACAAATGGTAAACCTCCTGGTTGCAGACATGATGGAAGTACATGG GAGAATACCACCAACCCATGTGCGAACAAAATATGCTGTTGGCATCACCACTCTATTTCCCAACCTTAGTGATCCATACTCTGGAAACGgatat GAACACTACTATGATGCAGAAAGTGGGTCTGGCTACTTGGCCTGGAGGATAAAGACCGTCCAGCGCAACACTGCAGTTCAATCTCGGAGATGCTCCACCAGCACTACGTATGGTCCAAAGAGCAAGAGGGATTTTCTCCTGGCTGACAAGCAACTGTTCGGCGAGGAATGCCGTGAGGCAATATCCTTATTGAAACATTCAACTGATGTGTCAGTTGTCAAAGATAAGATGATGGCAACATTTCAATACCGCCAGACGCTAGTTCAGGACCAGCAAAACTCTGCAACAGTCTTGGATGTGTTCCCGCGGTTTCTCGACATCCCCGGCTTG ATTGACCAAGATTTCACCATGATGTTTGGAGAAGAGGTTTCTGGCAGATTTTTGGCAAAATGGCCGACATACTTCAAACCCAGGCTCCTGGCAGACTGCAAGAACCGGACTTCTAATGAGCATGTTGAAGAACTCTTGTCTGCACAGCAAAACTCAAATGAGTCTG GCTGGGACAGTGACCTGTCAAGCGTTCTACTGCTGGTTCACCTGCTCCCCCCTACGTCAAAAGGCCACAAGAAGAGTGCTAAGATTAGCTCATATCAAGCTGTCAACCATGTGGCGAGATATCTTAAG ATTGGAGCCAGTGTTGAGGCCTTCCTAGGGAGCTTGGAACCAGGACAGCCCTTCCTCCTCTGTGTTGGTGAACAGAAGAACAACATTCAGAGGTTCTATGTCATCATTGACAAGAAGGCCATCCCTTGCAAGGCGCAAACATCCCTGGCAGCTTTCGATGAGCTTTTCAAGGCACACTTCATCTTCAGTGTTAACTACCATGAATCCCTCAACAGCTTCTACACATTCATCCAAACCACAGTGTTTAACATCGACTTGGGAAGTACCAAGGAAAGTCCCAGAGTAAAGGAACTCAGAGCAAGGCTGTTTCACACTAATATTTGA